The genomic window GTTCCCCTGAATCCATAACACTAGCAGTTCTATATACTAGCCATCTTGCTGCTTCTATTTTTGCACTTAAATCTGCAAGTTCCCATTGTACTCCTTGATTTTTTAAAATAGGTGTTCCAAAAGATTCTCTTGTTGCTAGATATTCAGCAGTAATATCTAATGCTCTTTGAGCAACTCCCACTGCAATTGCTGGAGTATATACTCTTGCTACGTCTATTGCTATTAAAGCTTCTTTAAATCCGTTAGCTGATAGTAATCTACTTACTGGTACTACACAATCATCAAATTCAAGACTTCCACAAGACATTCCATTTCCTATTAAACGTTCTCTATTTTTTAGGAATTTTAATCCTTTTGTTCCTTTATCTACTAAAAGCATAATCATATTTTTAGAATCTTTTCCATCTTTTATCATTACGTTATAGTAGTCAGCATTTTCAGCATTTGATATCCAATCTTTTTTACCAAAAATATGATATCCATCTTCTCTTAATTCTGCATAAGCTGTTGTTGCTGAAGGGTCACATCCTGAAGCTGATTCTGTTAAAGCAAAAGCTGTTAATTTGCTTCCATCTGCAAGTCCTGGAACTATTGCTTTTACTTCATCACTTATTCCTTCATAGAATGTAGCAATTTCCATAGAAATGTTATTATGTAATTGCATTT from Fusobacterium perfoetens ATCC 29250 includes these protein-coding regions:
- a CDS encoding acyl-CoA dehydrogenase family protein, with amino-acid sequence MAILLTQEEKDLYEKALNYGKEKLYPLTFDVDKSPELNREMIKDMAKNGFCGVGIPKEMGGKGYNYLQTALIYEGLAYGDGMMAFQMQLHNNISMEIATFYEGISDEVKAIVPGLADGSKLTAFALTESASGCDPSATTAYAELREDGYHIFGKKDWISNAENADYYNVMIKDGKDSKNMIMLLVDKGTKGLKFLKNRERLIGNGMSCGSLEFDDCVVPVSRLLSANGFKEALIAIDVARVYTPAIAVGVAQRALDITAEYLATRESFGTPILKNQGVQWELADLSAKIEAARWLVYRTASVMDSGEPVAITAAKNKYFGTEVAMEVLVKCAQYFGAEGFMKDSRISKLLYVAKMLQIVDGTTEIQKIVIGRDIARKYLKKSK